GAACAACCACCGTATGACTCCGGAGGTAGCGGCGCAATTCGGTGATGGAATTCAAATGGTTTTTTCTCGGTGGGCTGCACTGCGGATGGCCATCGAAAACGGGTGGGGTGGCCGCGACTCTCTCCAGAAATTGCAGCAGCTCGGCCACAACCTCTTAAATTTCCTCACTCAATCGAAAGGTATTTCTCACTTGAACTGATACTGGTTAATTAATATCTATTCATATGCTAAAACAGAGTGTTATTGAGATGGTATAAAAACCTAAGTTTGTTTTAATAATTgttggattttatttgttgTGCAGATCAAGTGTATATTGGTGATGTAGAGGATATACTTTATGAATTCATGGACTCTCTCAATATTGAGATTCAGGACGGCAGTGTTTAGGAGgtatatcatcttcatctatTTGCCCTAATTTTGGCTCCTACTAATTACTTCATGTCCATTCATATGTGAAGGCTTAATAACTTCTATTGCTCGAACCTGAACCCAATGCTAGGTGTGTAGGATGGAAATTAAAGAGTAAAGCAAAAATTCTCTACTCAAATCTTGTAATTAAGGGGAATATTACTAGAAAATATGAAGGGAACTGGGATTTCCATCTATCTGATACTTCTCTGTATTCTCTCATTGCACTTAACCATATGAGTTTAAGATAGTCA
The DNA window shown above is from Salvia splendens isolate huo1 unplaced genomic scaffold, SspV2 ctg209, whole genome shotgun sequence and carries:
- the LOC121789335 gene encoding uncharacterized protein LOC121789335 gives rise to the protein MNNHRMTPEVAAQFGDGIQMVFSRWAALRMAIENGWGGRDSLQKLQQLGHNLLNFLTQSKDQVYIGDVEDILYEFMDSLNIEIQDGSPNSDDEEDSDEDDAIIENNSQQWKLMLHNTAPIGSQSD